In a genomic window of Sus scrofa isolate TJ Tabasco breed Duroc chromosome 4, Sscrofa11.1, whole genome shotgun sequence:
- the LOC106509064 gene encoding uncharacterized protein LOC106509064 — MDSSRPRIFNCAAVKLARRSGRDLNSGAPPQDHSQSTSVPQPSPSAPPPPAQASPPPPHRCTLSSPPSASTAHAQRPPASHHTQRAPAILTWAQPANEIRLPSLSPTSFLFQPPGLQPLLKEALSMLSESLCTCPVPIVTYTCPGGSLCASGVECGHASQDDTGLAGQCRPQTPLSTGPLLRVSW, encoded by the exons ATGGACAGCTCCAGGCCCCGTATTTTTAACTGTGCTGCGGTTAAATTGGCAAG GAGGTCTGGGCGAGACTTGAACTCGGGGGCTCCACCCCAGGACCACAGCCAGAGCACATCTGTCCCTCAGCCCAGTCCCTCGGCACCTCCCCCACCTGCCCAAGCCAGCCCTCCTCCGCCTCACCGCTGCACGCTGTCCTCACCACCCAGTGCCAGCACTGCCCATGCACAA AGGCCCCCAGCTTCTCATCACACTCAGAGGGCACCTGCCATCCTCACCTGGGCCCAGCCCGCCAACGAGATCcggctcccttctctctccccaaccTCATTTCTGTTCCAACCGCCCGGACTACAGCCCCTCCTGAAAGAAGCCTTGTCCATGCTCTCTGAGAGCCTGTGCACCTGCCCTGTCCCTATAG TCACCTACACATGTCCTGGAGGCTCCCTCTGTGCCTCCGGGGTAGAATGTGGCCATGCCAGCCAGGATGACACCGGCCTCGCAGGCCAGTGCAGACCTCAGACCCCACTCAGCACAGGCCCCCTCCTGCGGGTCAGCTGGTAG